In Deinococcus ficus, a single window of DNA contains:
- a CDS encoding XF1762 family protein yields the protein MPLTLQPISFQEACAFVRQHHRHLGPPQGHKFSIAVNDGAAVVGVVMVGRPVARGYDDGTTLEVTRLCTTGAANAASMLYGAAWRAAKALGYRRMFTYTLAQEHGYSLTASGWRRLGPAGGGEWNAPSRHRLPVRQPGVKTLWQAPELP from the coding sequence ATGCCCCTGACGCTGCAGCCCATCAGCTTCCAGGAAGCGTGCGCCTTCGTCCGCCAACATCACCGGCATCTCGGCCCGCCTCAAGGCCATAAGTTCAGCATTGCCGTGAATGACGGAGCCGCCGTGGTCGGCGTGGTGATGGTCGGCCGGCCGGTCGCCCGCGGGTACGACGACGGCACGACCCTGGAAGTCACGCGCCTGTGCACCACAGGCGCCGCCAACGCCGCCTCGATGCTGTACGGCGCGGCCTGGCGTGCAGCCAAGGCCCTCGGGTACCGCAGGATGTTCACGTACACGCTCGCTCAGGAACACGGGTACTCCCTGACTGCCAGCGGCTGGCGCAGGCTCGGCCCGGCAGGCGGTGGCGAGTGGAACGCGCCCAGCCGCCACCGCCTGCCAGTTCGTCAACCTGGAGTGAAGACCCTCTGGCAGGCGCCCGAACTCCCCTGA
- a CDS encoding HU family DNA-binding protein: protein MTGKSTKGAAAQGASRKEQDTKVAKAQIVEQMAGASGLTKKQAGDAFDTVIDSIVGSLRDGKSVGLPRLGTLSVRATAERTGVRPGTSEKILIPAGKKVAFKVAADLKSTL from the coding sequence ATGACTGGAAAGAGCACGAAGGGAGCCGCTGCCCAGGGAGCGAGCCGCAAGGAGCAGGACACAAAAGTCGCCAAGGCGCAGATCGTCGAGCAGATGGCTGGAGCGTCTGGCCTGACGAAGAAGCAGGCCGGAGACGCGTTCGACACGGTCATCGACTCCATCGTCGGCAGCCTGCGCGACGGTAAGAGTGTCGGCCTGCCGCGCCTGGGCACCCTGAGCGTCCGGGCCACCGCCGAACGCACGGGCGTCCGTCCTGGCACCAGCGAGAAGATCCTCATTCCCGCAGGCAAGAAGGTCGCCTTCAAAGTGGCGGCCGACCTCAAGAGCACCCTGTAA
- a CDS encoding EAL domain-containing protein — MARTLTLLGGAYLARGDVPGALDAFTQGRDTAVDVGDGVTEARALNGLGLVAREQGQYGEAMEHYLNSLHVAQAHGDDAGEARALGNIGQVQADLGDYQLALQTFREMRLLAERAGHVPLQASCAVDIVFALHELGRYEEVLETAAAFLPFIQTQGLTRHELVLQLNVMASLTATGRAARAALLGDHVRGLAEQAATREQLTHFHLTQGHALLESGQLDGAEALLEQALVAARSDHSATQERLILGHLSELYARRNEWERAFRLSREARVLDSRRRVQDLDRKARVLSVQLHTEMQAREAQAEQARTAELSRMSEELTAAQRHLAAQAEQAHQDPLTGLPGRAQFQAELDRRLAEAGDAPLGVLFIDLDHFKAVNDALGHTVGDRLLQQVARRLRAAVPGSGMVARTGGDEFFVTLRGLAAEEAERLSKAILTSLAAPFDVDGHTLHVTASIGVAVAPQDGRDVTALQKHTDIAMYRAKQSGRNRVRTYEAGMDSESAQRLILDRDLRAALTTGELLVHYQPVVEAVSGQPQGFEALVRWAHPQQGLVSPGKFIPVAEDTGLIVPIGTWVLGEACRQAAAWQGRGQALTMSVNVSARQFEQPDFVAIVRDALAESGLDPRLLILELTERVVLRNPEAAAVLLHDLRALGIRIALDDFGTGYSSLGLLKTLPIDVLKIDRSFVQGDSAEVMVGAIVSLAHAFGLKVIAEGVETSEQLAMVQALHCDGVQGYLFARPAPAHELMPVRPGWPVSPEQ; from the coding sequence ATGGCGCGCACGCTGACGCTGCTCGGGGGGGCCTATCTGGCCCGCGGAGATGTTCCCGGGGCGCTCGACGCCTTCACGCAAGGCCGTGACACGGCCGTGGATGTCGGTGATGGCGTCACGGAAGCCCGCGCTCTGAACGGGCTTGGTCTCGTCGCCCGCGAACAAGGTCAGTACGGGGAAGCGATGGAGCATTACCTCAACAGCCTGCACGTCGCCCAGGCACACGGAGACGACGCTGGGGAGGCCCGCGCGCTCGGGAACATCGGTCAGGTCCAGGCGGACCTCGGCGATTATCAACTGGCCCTCCAGACGTTCCGGGAGATGCGGCTGCTGGCCGAGCGGGCCGGGCACGTGCCCCTGCAGGCCTCCTGCGCCGTGGATATCGTGTTCGCCCTGCACGAACTCGGCCGCTATGAGGAGGTTCTGGAGACCGCCGCGGCCTTCCTGCCGTTCATCCAGACCCAGGGCCTGACCCGGCACGAGCTGGTGCTGCAACTGAATGTCATGGCCAGCCTGACCGCCACGGGCCGGGCCGCCCGGGCCGCTCTCCTGGGCGACCATGTGCGGGGGCTCGCCGAGCAGGCCGCCACCCGCGAGCAGTTGACGCATTTCCACCTCACCCAGGGACACGCGCTGCTCGAAAGTGGTCAGCTGGACGGGGCGGAGGCCCTGCTCGAACAGGCCCTCGTGGCCGCGCGAAGTGACCACAGTGCCACGCAGGAGCGCCTCATCCTGGGTCACCTCAGTGAGCTGTACGCCCGCAGGAACGAATGGGAGCGCGCCTTCAGGCTCAGCCGGGAGGCGCGGGTTCTGGACAGCCGGCGCCGCGTGCAGGACCTCGACCGCAAGGCGCGGGTGCTCAGCGTGCAGCTGCACACCGAGATGCAAGCCCGGGAAGCACAGGCGGAGCAGGCGCGGACGGCGGAACTGTCCCGCATGTCAGAAGAACTCACTGCAGCGCAGCGGCACCTCGCCGCTCAGGCCGAGCAGGCACACCAGGACCCCCTGACAGGCCTGCCGGGCCGCGCGCAGTTCCAGGCGGAACTTGACCGGCGCCTCGCCGAAGCGGGGGACGCGCCCCTCGGAGTGCTGTTCATCGACCTGGACCACTTCAAGGCCGTGAACGACGCCCTTGGCCACACTGTTGGTGACCGTCTGCTGCAGCAGGTCGCCCGACGGTTGCGGGCCGCGGTACCCGGCAGTGGAATGGTGGCCCGCACGGGCGGCGACGAATTTTTCGTGACCCTCCGCGGACTCGCGGCAGAGGAGGCCGAGCGCCTCTCAAAGGCCATCCTGACCAGTCTGGCGGCGCCGTTCGACGTGGACGGGCACACCCTGCACGTCACCGCGTCGATCGGCGTGGCTGTCGCCCCACAGGACGGCCGGGACGTGACGGCCCTGCAGAAACACACGGACATCGCCATGTACCGCGCCAAACAGTCCGGGCGGAACCGCGTCCGGACGTACGAGGCGGGGATGGACAGCGAGTCCGCACAGCGTCTCATCCTGGACCGCGACCTGCGCGCCGCGCTGACGACTGGAGAGCTCCTTGTGCACTACCAGCCCGTGGTCGAGGCCGTGAGTGGGCAGCCACAGGGGTTCGAGGCCCTCGTCCGCTGGGCGCACCCACAGCAGGGCCTGGTCTCTCCGGGAAAATTCATTCCCGTGGCGGAGGACACCGGCCTGATCGTGCCGATAGGCACTTGGGTGCTGGGCGAGGCGTGCCGTCAGGCGGCCGCATGGCAGGGGCGCGGCCAGGCATTGACCATGAGCGTGAACGTAAGCGCGCGGCAGTTCGAACAGCCGGACTTCGTGGCCATCGTCCGGGACGCCCTGGCGGAAAGCGGCCTGGACCCGCGCCTGTTGATTCTGGAGCTCACCGAACGGGTCGTGCTGCGCAACCCGGAGGCTGCGGCCGTGCTCCTGCATGACCTGCGGGCCCTGGGTATCCGGATTGCCCTGGACGACTTCGGCACCGGGTACAGCAGCCTCGGACTCCTGAAGACGCTGCCCATCGACGTGTTGAAGATCGACCGCTCGTTCGTTCAGGGAGACAGCGCGGAGGTGATGGTCGGCGCGATTGTTTCGCTCGCGCACGCCTTCGGCCTGAAGGTGATCGCCGAGGGGGTGGAAACCTCAGAGCAGCTCGCCATGGTGCAGGCCCTGCACTGCGACGGGGTGCAGGGGTACCTGTTCGCTCGGCCGGCACCAGCGCATGAACTTATGCCCGTGCGCCCCGGGTGGCCCGTGTCGCCTGAGCAGTGA
- a CDS encoding J domain-containing protein, translating into MTPLRLQHFRLSLITTLLQASALHLAASALRLFSRPEPLPTALLPMTSAHLGTPLLLLSLTVAAAWPGSLLRRAVRTGLTFALLTLTWPGKHLVIFLRDLFGPLPWTTPWAGLLLSTALVAVLTVVLTRPRTRHLRETDARLRDLAAHLNGWKSRGRAGLPEHSRILVAPNGQTVTLHTAWGIEKANADGLGVKWLWPTEKQLQFLKARGTRLLWVALPENSQGHYRPKDWHLGQGQTLIGPPAVAAEHLHRLTGTLPSRTPAAAPRPHPTEGPPQPRAGGANARPGTRARGRKSPPTPHTGPLTPVEALASLAPRPAASEPAARSAAYTLPQEVDRPADPTRVLASPAEQMIRRLIHDAWRQLRDEMPWPVTVTGSHHVEIAHPDGPVQVRLWPHPDPAEPHHPDAALWNGFLVDLRREPCTAWIWSPLLRPDPALPPGDRHVRELRGHARLLREALEEGDPFRLLGVTPSSPPEEIRAAYRAQIRQLHPDHNSSPDAQVQATRLNAAYRWLTGPGA; encoded by the coding sequence GGCGCTGCATCTCGCCGCCAGCGCCCTGCGCCTGTTCTCGCGCCCTGAACCGCTGCCCACGGCGCTGCTGCCGATGACCAGCGCCCACCTGGGCACGCCGCTGCTGCTGCTCAGCCTGACGGTGGCCGCCGCGTGGCCTGGAAGCCTCCTGCGCCGCGCGGTCCGGACCGGGTTGACGTTCGCGCTGCTGACACTGACCTGGCCAGGCAAGCACCTGGTGATCTTCCTGCGGGACCTGTTCGGTCCGCTGCCGTGGACCACGCCCTGGGCGGGCCTGCTGCTGAGCACGGCCCTCGTGGCCGTGCTCACGGTCGTCCTGACCCGCCCCCGCACCCGGCACCTGAGGGAAACCGACGCCCGCCTGCGGGACCTTGCCGCGCACCTGAACGGGTGGAAGAGCCGGGGGCGCGCGGGTTTGCCTGAGCACAGCCGGATCCTGGTGGCCCCGAACGGTCAGACCGTGACGCTGCACACCGCCTGGGGCATCGAGAAGGCCAATGCCGACGGCCTCGGCGTGAAGTGGCTGTGGCCCACCGAGAAACAGCTGCAGTTCCTCAAGGCCCGGGGCACGCGCCTGCTGTGGGTCGCCCTGCCGGAAAACAGTCAGGGGCACTACCGCCCGAAAGACTGGCACCTCGGGCAGGGACAGACCCTCATCGGTCCGCCCGCCGTGGCCGCCGAGCACCTTCACCGCCTGACCGGCACCCTCCCGTCCCGCACACCCGCCGCAGCGCCGCGCCCTCACCCCACCGAGGGACCCCCCCAGCCCCGGGCGGGCGGCGCGAACGCACGGCCGGGAACACGCGCCCGGGGCAGGAAGAGTCCGCCCACTCCCCACACTGGCCCCCTGACTCCGGTGGAGGCTCTGGCCAGCCTGGCCCCCCGCCCCGCTGCGTCTGAGCCGGCGGCGCGCAGCGCGGCGTACACGCTGCCCCAGGAGGTCGATCGCCCAGCTGACCCCACCCGGGTGCTGGCCTCACCGGCCGAGCAGATGATCCGCCGCCTGATCCACGACGCCTGGCGCCAGCTGCGCGACGAGATGCCCTGGCCTGTGACCGTCACTGGCAGCCATCACGTCGAAATCGCGCACCCTGACGGCCCGGTCCAGGTGCGCCTGTGGCCCCATCCCGACCCGGCCGAGCCCCACCACCCGGACGCCGCGTTATGGAACGGCTTCCTGGTTGACCTGCGCCGAGAGCCGTGCACCGCGTGGATCTGGTCTCCCCTGCTCCGCCCCGACCCTGCCCTGCCGCCCGGCGACCGGCACGTGCGTGAACTGAGAGGCCACGCGCGGCTGCTGCGCGAGGCGCTGGAGGAGGGTGACCCGTTCCGCCTGCTCGGCGTGACCCCGTCCAGCCCGCCAGAGGAGATCCGCGCCGCCTACCGCGCGCAGATCAGGCAGTTGCATCCCGACCACAACAGCAGTCCGGACGCACAGGTGCAGGCCACGCGCCTGAACGCCGCGTACCGCTGGCTGACCGGACCGGGCGCGTGA
- a CDS encoding DUF2227 family putative metal-binding protein, translated as MPSGRTHSLINFSVLGAGMMLWQVLGRPADDTPGLSVAAGMIIGTVWITPDLDMRGVKVDAQRAWGPLGAVWSPLRMLSKHRGVSHTYLRGPLLRVAYLAAIAALLLLLVRLCTGTPWNSPLPSLPVHLSTAPPVKVLLWSYCGYHAAQVLHLIADRIPLSFKRL; from the coding sequence ATGCCCAGTGGCCGGACGCACTCGCTGATCAACTTTTCTGTACTGGGCGCCGGAATGATGCTCTGGCAGGTGCTCGGCCGTCCTGCTGACGACACGCCCGGCCTGAGCGTGGCCGCCGGCATGATCATCGGAACGGTCTGGATCACCCCCGACCTCGACATGCGCGGCGTCAAGGTTGACGCCCAGCGGGCGTGGGGCCCGCTCGGGGCCGTGTGGTCACCCCTGCGGATGCTCTCCAAGCACCGCGGCGTGTCACACACCTACCTCCGTGGACCGCTGCTGCGCGTCGCGTACCTCGCAGCCATCGCCGCGCTCCTCCTGCTCCTGGTCCGCCTGTGCACCGGCACGCCCTGGAACAGCCCGCTGCCCAGTCTCCCCGTTCACCTCTCCACCGCGCCGCCTGTGAAGGTGTTGCTATGGTCGTACTGCGGGTACCACGCGGCGCAGGTGCTGCACCTGATCGCCGACCGCATACCGCTGAGCTTCAAGCGACTGTGA
- a CDS encoding DUF1963 domain-containing protein: protein MHHVQRVTSFTAQREPLEGPVTKLGGQPVWMQEAEWPISPHTGRPLRFLGQIDLHPTALNQHDVAYIFFEPFDAQTQTYLEDNCAVILQKRQPTSTPGPTGPCYSEVSYLLETAPQVEPHWRAVEDQYNLCDGPGQLSYEMVQQLYAVPKIGGTPISDATDYSTALSEKDWFLLLQLPERGTHAGQPYDTPFEVNYGVEGCGYIFFNAKERLVFSDFFSY, encoded by the coding sequence ATGCACCATGTCCAGCGGGTTACCTCATTCACGGCACAGCGCGAACCGCTGGAGGGGCCAGTCACCAAACTCGGAGGCCAGCCAGTATGGATGCAGGAGGCCGAGTGGCCGATCAGCCCCCACACCGGCCGCCCCCTGCGCTTCCTGGGTCAGATCGACCTGCACCCCACCGCCCTGAACCAACACGACGTCGCCTACATCTTCTTCGAACCCTTCGACGCCCAGACCCAGACCTACCTCGAGGACAACTGCGCAGTCATCCTTCAGAAGCGCCAGCCGACCAGCACGCCCGGCCCGACCGGCCCCTGTTACTCCGAGGTGAGCTACCTCCTCGAAACGGCCCCCCAGGTCGAACCGCACTGGCGGGCCGTCGAGGACCAGTACAACCTGTGCGACGGACCGGGGCAGCTCAGCTACGAGATGGTGCAGCAGCTGTACGCCGTTCCGAAGATCGGTGGAACCCCGATCAGCGACGCGACGGACTACAGCACGGCCCTGTCCGAAAAGGACTGGTTCCTGCTGCTGCAGCTGCCCGAGCGGGGCACCCACGCCGGGCAGCCGTACGACACGCCGTTCGAAGTGAACTACGGCGTGGAAGGGTGCGGGTACATCTTCTTCAACGCCAAAGAGCGTCTGGTCTTCAGCGACTTCTTCAGCTACTAA